The following is a genomic window from Paenibacillus sp. FSL R5-0766.
AAAGCGATCATCGAAGGTATTGTGCGCGAAGTATTGGTCGGCGAGATTTATGTCGGCAAAGTAAAACGCGTAGAGAAATTCGGTGCATTTGTTGAAGTACTTCCGAACAAAGAAGGTCTGGTACACATCTCGCAACTGTCAACTGAACGTGTTGCCAAAGTGGAAGATGTTGTAGCTATCGGTGATTCCATTACGGTAAAAGTAACGGAAATTGACCCACAAGGTCGAATCAACTTGTCCCGTAAAGCAGTTTTGACTGCTGAAGCCCCGGCTCAATCCTAGGATACCGAAGCGACAGGTTATAAATGGATAGATTGAATGAAGAGACAGAATGTGAATTTCTGGCTCTTTTTTTAACGTTTAAATACGTAAATCAAGGATGAAACCATGGCTCAGCATTCATATTTTTGCCCTTGTCCTCATATGATGGGGACAAAGACGGCGGGAGGATGGAGCTGTGGGAAACCAATCCAAAAAGCTGGCGGCTGTTCTGGCGGGTGTGACTGCGGTCATATTGATCGGACAAGTTGGCAGTGTACGTACATACATTACGGAGATCCGTGATGGGCCAGGTACGCAAAATGCTTTTGACATGTTTAAGGAAGCAACTGGGGAAGAGGCGCTGTTGTCTGCGATTCGGGATAAAGCGGCTGAAACGAAAATTGCTCCGGTGAATGCCAGAGTAGATCGGGTATGGAAAGCAATTCCTGGTTATAATGGCATGGAGATTGATGTGGAAGCGACATACCGTAAGGCGCTGAGTGGAACGTTGAATACCAAAATAGCGTATGTCTACCGTCAGATTGAGCCGGAGATCCAGCTTAAGGATTTGGGTGCACATCCGATCTATCGGGGGAATGCAAACAAACCGATGGTTTCATTTATGATTAATGTGGCCTGGGGGAACGAATACATTAAACCGATGCTGGATACGCTCGATGCCGAGAAAGTGAAGGCTACTTTTTTTCTGGATGGAAGTTGGTTAAGCAAAAACGTTGAACTGGCCAAAGAAATTCAGAAGCGTGGGCATGAGATGTCCAATCATGCGTATTCTCACCCGAATATGAGTCGATTGAGCGCAGAACGGGCCAAGCTGGAAATTAGCAAAACCCAGGATCTGCTCCATAAAACACTGGGTGTAGAGAATCGTTGGTTTGCTCCGCCTTCCGGTGACTTTAATCAGAAGACCGTTGACATTGCTTCATCCATGGGGCTGCAAACCGTGTTATGGACAGTAGATACTGTGGATTGGCGTAAGCCAAGCCCGGATGCCGTTGTTGCTAAAATTGCAAAAAATACCGAGGCAGGCACGTTAATTCTAATGCACCCTACAGCTGCTTCTTCGGGAGCTTTAAAGGGCATGATTCAATCCATACGGGCCAAAGGTCTGGTGCTCGGAACAGTAAGTGAGACGTTGTCTTCGGAACGTGTAAATACGTCTGCGGTTGAGTGAACGTTGTTTTTTTGTTAATATCAAACAGTTGGAACCAAATGTCGATTTCAATTTCAAGGTTGAGATCAAGGCAATTATAGAGATGTAGGAGGGCCAACCATGAAAAAAATTCAGCTGGGCAATGGCCTCAGAGTTGTCATGGAACAGATACCGACCTGCCGTTCTGTGTCTTTCGGAATATGGGTCAAGACAGGTTCGCGCAATGAGCAACCTGCAAGTAACGGAGTATCACATTTTATTGAACACATGTTGTTCAAAGGAACAGATCGTTATGATGCCAAGGCGATTGCAGAGCAGTTCGATGCGATTGGCGGTAATGTGAATGCGTTCACTTCCAAAGAATACACGTGTTATTATGCTAAAGTGTTGGATGAACATTTGCCGATTGCGGTTGATGTATTGTCTGATATGTTTTTCCGCTCCAAAATGGATGATGGTGAATTGATCAAGGAGAAAAACGTCATTCTGGAAGAAATCTCAATGTATGAAGATACGCCGGATGATATGGTTCATGATCTGATGGCCTTGGCCGCCTATGGTGAGCATCCACTCGCATACCCAATCCTGGGTACGGAAGAACGTCTCAAAGCGATGGATTCCAGTCATCTGCGTGCATATATGAAGGAGCACTACACGATTGAGAACACGGTCATTAGTATCGCGGGTAATATTGATGACAGTGTAATCGATCTGATGGAGAAGCATTTTGGTGCTTTTGATGTAAATGGGGTAACGGAAGCAGTCACGATGCCAGCCTTCCAAAGTGGACAGCTCTTTCACAAAAAGAAAACGGAACAGAATCATATCTGTATTTCGTTCCCGGGCTGTAAAATCGGTGATCCGCTGCAATTCGCTATGGTTGTTCTGAATAACGCCATTGGTGGAGGCATGAGCTCCAGACTGTTCCAGGAAATTCGTGAGAAACGGGGTCTTGCGTACTCCGTGTATTCCTATCATAGCTCTCATGCGGACAGCGGACTTTTCACGATATATGCGGGTACAGCACCAAAACAGACCAAAGAAGTGCTCGATCTGACCAAAGAGGTTCTGCGCGACCTGGCTGTTAACGGCTTGTCCGAAGATGAACTTCGTAAAGGAAAAGAACAGCTGAAAGGCAGCTTGATTCTGAGCTTGGAAAGCACAGGCAGTCGCATGAATCGTCTGGGTAAAAACGAACTCATGCTGGGCAGACACCATACGCTGGATGAGATGATCACCAAAATTGAGCAAGTTACCATGGACGATATTAACGCGGTACTTGATCTGATGTTTGCTGAGCCTTTTGCACTTGCTATGGTTGGCGCTTCAGATAAGACGATCGCTGGATTGAGAAGGGATGATTTTGTTGCATTACGTTCAAATACAGAAACTGCCGGGCAATGAAGATATTAAACTGCCTCAAAAAATGTCGGAGCTGGCATCCGGCTTTGATGTAGTAGCTGCACTTCAGGAAGATGTTGTATTGCAGCCGGGTCAGCGTACGCTGATTCCTACCGGACTTGCGATGGCAATGCCAGCTGGATTGGAAGCACAGATCCGTCCTCGGAGCGGACTGGCTTTCAAACATGGAATTACCTGCCTCAACACACCGGGGACCATTGATGCGGATTATCGCGGAGAAGTTAAAGTGCTGTTGATTAATCTGGGTCAGGAACCGTTCACGATTGTACGGGGAGAGCGCATCGCACAGATCGTCTTCCAGACCGTGCCTGCAGTTGAATTGACGGAAGTGAATGAACTTTCGGAAACGGTACGTGGCGAAGGCGGATTTGGTCATACCGGGAAATAAGTAGCGTAAATATACCTATTCTTTAGAGTCGTCCCTGAAAGGGGCGGCTCTTTTTTACATTTGAGGAACGGACGGTGGAATGCAATTATTGTTTTCACCCCCCTGTGGGCCCCTGCATACGATAAGGCATACATGTGGTGAAAGGAGTGACGTCCCGATGCTGACCGGAGTCCGGATTGTAGTCCTGGGCGGAGATGCGCGGCAGCTTGAAGTCATTCAAAAGTGCGCTGAGCTGGATGCAACGGTAAGTGTGGTGGGTTTCGATAAAATAGAGCGTTCCATTCCAGGGATCGAGCACCAGGAACTGGAGGATGAAGTGTTTGCTTCTGCAGATGTACTGGTACTGCCTGTCGTCGGTTGCGATGACCAGGGAAAAGTAAGTACTTCATTCAGTGACACACCGATCTATTTGAAAAAGGAACATATTGCAGCATTACCGGAGCATTGTATTGTGTTCACAGGGATGGCAAAGCCGTTCCTGCGCGAACTTTGTCTTGAAAATGGGCTGCGACTTGTTGAAGTACTTGATCGTGATGATATTGCACTTTACAACTCTATTCCAACAGCTGAGGGAGCCATCGCCATAGCTATTCGGGAGACGGACTTCACAATCCATGGTTCGGAATGCATTGTGCTGGGCATTGGTCGAACAGGATTCACAATGGCCAAAACATTGCAGGGACTTGGAGCAAATGTACGGGTGGGAATCAGGCGGGAAGAGGATGCTGCCCGCGCTACAATAATGGGCTGGAAGCCTTTCATGACAACGGATTTGGCCGCTCAGACCGGGGAAGTTGACTTGCTTTTTAATACGATACCGACTATGATAATCACAGCACAAATCCTGTCCAGAATGCCGCAAAAGGCTGTCATTATCGACCTCGCATCCGCTCCTGGCGGCTGTGATTTCAGGTATGCTGACAAACGCGGTATCAAAGCGCTACTTGCGCCTGGCCTCCCCGGCATTGTTGCTCCCAAAACGGCTGGCGGCATTATTGCCGACGCGTTGATCCGTTTGCTTTTGGAAGAACAGAACGCACGGGAGGTTAAATCATGAACTGGCAGGGAAAAACGGTAGGTTATGCAATTACGGGTTCTCATTGTACGTTTGAAGAGGTTATGCCGGTAATTAGCCGCTTCGTAGCTGAAGGTGCCAACGTCATTCCGATTATTTCGAATTCGGTTCTGACGACGGATACACGCTTTGGTACGGCGCAAAATTGGCAAAAACAGTTGAAAGATATAACAGGTAATGATATCATTTCTACAATTGTTGAAGCGGAGCCACTAGGGCCTTCCAAGCTGCTTGATGTGCTGGTGATTGCTCCATGCACAGGGAATACAACAAGCAAGCTGGCTAATGCGATGACCGACAGTCCAGTGCTAATGGCCGCCAAAGCGCAGATGCGCAATCAGCGTCCGCTAGTGCTCGCGATTTCCACGAATGACGGTCTGGGCTTGAATGCTGCGAATATCGCCAAATTGCTCGTGGCCAAATACTTGTATTTT
Proteins encoded in this region:
- a CDS encoding polysaccharide deacetylase family protein, with the protein product MGNQSKKLAAVLAGVTAVILIGQVGSVRTYITEIRDGPGTQNAFDMFKEATGEEALLSAIRDKAAETKIAPVNARVDRVWKAIPGYNGMEIDVEATYRKALSGTLNTKIAYVYRQIEPEIQLKDLGAHPIYRGNANKPMVSFMINVAWGNEYIKPMLDTLDAEKVKATFFLDGSWLSKNVELAKEIQKRGHEMSNHAYSHPNMSRLSAERAKLEISKTQDLLHKTLGVENRWFAPPSGDFNQKTVDIASSMGLQTVLWTVDTVDWRKPSPDAVVAKIAKNTEAGTLILMHPTAASSGALKGMIQSIRAKGLVLGTVSETLSSERVNTSAVE
- a CDS encoding pitrilysin family protein — protein: MKKIQLGNGLRVVMEQIPTCRSVSFGIWVKTGSRNEQPASNGVSHFIEHMLFKGTDRYDAKAIAEQFDAIGGNVNAFTSKEYTCYYAKVLDEHLPIAVDVLSDMFFRSKMDDGELIKEKNVILEEISMYEDTPDDMVHDLMALAAYGEHPLAYPILGTEERLKAMDSSHLRAYMKEHYTIENTVISIAGNIDDSVIDLMEKHFGAFDVNGVTEAVTMPAFQSGQLFHKKKTEQNHICISFPGCKIGDPLQFAMVVLNNAIGGGMSSRLFQEIREKRGLAYSVYSYHSSHADSGLFTIYAGTAPKQTKEVLDLTKEVLRDLAVNGLSEDELRKGKEQLKGSLILSLESTGSRMNRLGKNELMLGRHHTLDEMITKIEQVTMDDINAVLDLMFAEPFALAMVGASDKTIAGLRRDDFVALRSNTETAGQ
- the dut gene encoding dUTP diphosphatase: MLHYVQIQKLPGNEDIKLPQKMSELASGFDVVAALQEDVVLQPGQRTLIPTGLAMAMPAGLEAQIRPRSGLAFKHGITCLNTPGTIDADYRGEVKVLLINLGQEPFTIVRGERIAQIVFQTVPAVELTEVNELSETVRGEGGFGHTGK
- the dpsA gene encoding dipicolinate synthase subunit DpsA, with the protein product MLTGVRIVVLGGDARQLEVIQKCAELDATVSVVGFDKIERSIPGIEHQELEDEVFASADVLVLPVVGCDDQGKVSTSFSDTPIYLKKEHIAALPEHCIVFTGMAKPFLRELCLENGLRLVEVLDRDDIALYNSIPTAEGAIAIAIRETDFTIHGSECIVLGIGRTGFTMAKTLQGLGANVRVGIRREEDAARATIMGWKPFMTTDLAAQTGEVDLLFNTIPTMIITAQILSRMPQKAVIIDLASAPGGCDFRYADKRGIKALLAPGLPGIVAPKTAGGIIADALIRLLLEEQNAREVKS
- a CDS encoding dipicolinate synthase subunit B, with translation MNWQGKTVGYAITGSHCTFEEVMPVISRFVAEGANVIPIISNSVLTTDTRFGTAQNWQKQLKDITGNDIISTIVEAEPLGPSKLLDVLVIAPCTGNTTSKLANAMTDSPVLMAAKAQMRNQRPLVLAISTNDGLGLNAANIAKLLVAKYLYFVPFGQDDPMKKPNSLVAKMELIPEACWSALEGKQLQPMIVERSSQA